One Mauremys mutica isolate MM-2020 ecotype Southern chromosome 9, ASM2049712v1, whole genome shotgun sequence DNA segment encodes these proteins:
- the LOC123377954 gene encoding uncharacterized protein LOC123377954: MEKWREEKGRQKKAEQEGRARVDIMETNGGTQERCMEQEGGAWEEAMQQAGGTRGQIMELDGRLQEEITESAMGAQGKIMELDGRAWEEVTEQAGGTRGKIMELDGRAQEVVREQIVGAQGKIMELDGRMWVEVMEQAGGDKGKMMELDGGAQVEVTELDGGAQAEVTEQAREGQEVGMKLVKDLLAVVATSALPQNEKTELEFVTLQFMIGGNVHLVGELLSQHTVEEFQQEVFARFPIPAFRVTSTVACNQATSRRAERGLSLHELGYSGQQDRIYSQLIFFLCRASSLTGWVGLDRLLEMLQQLKHCIYYIPVALVGVIVQEDSELDLEQEVKALQWLKCLLDGVFCCDLLPGHEGTEQEVQVQVAVYQSGWPQRALEVKRAACQAIRVALKF, translated from the coding sequence ATGGAGAAATGGAGAGAGGAGAAAGGGAGACAGAAGAAAGCAGAACAGGAGGGAAGAGCCCGAGTGGACATTATGGAGACGAATGGAGGAACTCAGGAGAGGTGTATGGAGCAAGAAGGGGGAGCTTGGGAGGAGGCCATGCAGCAGGCTGGGGGAACCCGAGGACAGATCATGGAGCTGGATGGAAGACTCCAGGAGGAAATCACAGAGTCAGCTATGGGAGCTCAAGGGAAGATCATGGAGCTGGATGGAAGAGCCTGGGAGGAAGTCACAGAACAGGCTGGGGGAACCCGAGGGAAGATCATGGAGCTGGATGGAAGAGCCCAGGAAGTGGTCAGAGAGCAGATTGTGGGGGCCCAAGGGAAGATCATGGAGTTGGATGGCAGAATGTGGGTGGAGGTCATGGAGCAGGCTGGAGGAGACAAAGGAAAGATGATGGAGCTGGATGGAGGAGCCCAGGTGGAAGTCACAGAGCTGGATGGAGGAGCCCAGGCAGAGGTCACTGAGCAGGCTCGGGAAGGCCAGGAAGTGGGCATGAAGTTAGTGAAGGACCTGTTGGCAGTGGTTGCCACTTCTGCTCTTCCCCAAAATGAGAAGACAGAATTGGAGTTTGTGACCCTACAGTTTATGATAGGGGGTAATGTACACCTGGTCGGGGAATTGCTGAGCCAACACACAGTGGAAGAGTTCCAACAGGAAGTGTTTGCTAGGTTCCCCATACCAGCATTCCGCGTGACTAGCACAGTGGCCTGTAATCAAGCGACCAGCCGCAGGGCTGAGAGAGGCCTCTCACTCCATGAACTTGGCTATTCCGGGCAACAGGACAGAATCTACTCACAGCTTATCTTCTTCCTGTGCAGAGCCTCCTCTTTGACAGGCTGGGTGGGGCTAGACCGATTGCTGGAGATGCTACAACAGCTGAAGCACTGTATCTACTATATCCCAGTGGCCCTGGTTGGGGTGATTGTGCAAGAAGACTCAGAGCTGGATCTGGAGCAGGAGGTGAAGGCACTGCAGTGGCTGAAGTGCCTGCTAGATGGAGTCTTCTGTTGTGATTTGTTGCCAGGCCATGAGGGGACAGAGCAAGAGGTACAGGTTCAGGTGGCTGTCTACCAGTCAGGCTGGCCTCAGCGGGCTCTAGAGGTCAAAAGAGCAGCCTGCCAGGCAATACGAGTGGCCCTGAAGTTCTGA